Proteins from a single region of Xyrauchen texanus isolate HMW12.3.18 chromosome 7, RBS_HiC_50CHRs, whole genome shotgun sequence:
- the emc3 gene encoding ER membrane protein complex subunit 3 isoform X1, translated as MQPVYLHRNMAEPELLLDSNIRLWVVLPIVFITFLVGVIRHYVSILLQSDKKLTLEQVSDSQVLIRSRVLRENGKYIPKQSFLMRKFYFNNQEDGFFKKTKRKVVPPSPMTDPSMLTDMMKGNVTNVLPMILIGGWINWTFSGFVTTKVPFPLTLRFKPMLQQGIELLSLDASWVSSASWYFLNVFGLRSMYSLILGQDNGADQSRIMQEQMSGAAMAMPADTNKAFKAEWEALELTDHQWALENVEEDLMSKDLDLSGLFSKDLPTGIF; from the exons atgcaaccag TATATCTTCATAGAAACATGGCTGAGCCTGAACTCCTGTTGGACTCCAATATTCGCCTTTGGGTTGTGCTGCCTATTGTGTTCATTACTTTTTTGGTTGGAGTGATTCGCCATTACGTCTCAATTCTGTTACAAAGTGATAAGAAGCTCACATTAGAGCAAGTTTCAGACAG TCAGGTCCTAATCAGGAGCAGAGTGTTACGAGAAAATGGAAAATACATCCCCAAACAA TCTTTCTTGATGAGAAAATTCTACTTCAATAATCAAGAGGATGGGTTTTTCAAGAAAACCAAAAGAAAGGTAGTCCCACCCTCTCCGATGACTg ATCCCAGCATGCTGACAGACATGATGAAAGGCAATGTGACAAATGTTCTTCCAATGATCCTTATTGGTGGTTGGATCAACTGGACCTTTTCTGGGTTTGTCACAA CAAAGGTACCTTTTCCTCTCACACTCCGCTTCAAACCAATGCTGCAGCAGGGAATTGAGTTGCTCTCACTAGATGCATCATG GGTGAGTTCAGCATCTTGGTACTTCCTGAATGTCTTTGGTCTCAGAAGCATGTATTCCTTAATCCTGGGACAAGACAATG GTGCAGATCAGTCTCGTATCATGCAGGAGCAAATGAGTGGTGCTGCAATGGCAATGCCTGCGGACACAAACAAAGCTTTCAAG gCTGAATGGGAGGCATTGGAGTTGACTGACCACCAGTGGGCCTTGGAGAATGTTGAGGAGGATCTAATGAGCAAGGACTTAGATCTATCTGGGTTGTTCAGCAAAGACCTGCCAACGGGCATCTTCTAA
- the emc3 gene encoding ER membrane protein complex subunit 3 isoform X2, whose protein sequence is MAEPELLLDSNIRLWVVLPIVFITFLVGVIRHYVSILLQSDKKLTLEQVSDSQVLIRSRVLRENGKYIPKQSFLMRKFYFNNQEDGFFKKTKRKVVPPSPMTDPSMLTDMMKGNVTNVLPMILIGGWINWTFSGFVTTKVPFPLTLRFKPMLQQGIELLSLDASWVSSASWYFLNVFGLRSMYSLILGQDNGADQSRIMQEQMSGAAMAMPADTNKAFKAEWEALELTDHQWALENVEEDLMSKDLDLSGLFSKDLPTGIF, encoded by the exons ATGGCTGAGCCTGAACTCCTGTTGGACTCCAATATTCGCCTTTGGGTTGTGCTGCCTATTGTGTTCATTACTTTTTTGGTTGGAGTGATTCGCCATTACGTCTCAATTCTGTTACAAAGTGATAAGAAGCTCACATTAGAGCAAGTTTCAGACAG TCAGGTCCTAATCAGGAGCAGAGTGTTACGAGAAAATGGAAAATACATCCCCAAACAA TCTTTCTTGATGAGAAAATTCTACTTCAATAATCAAGAGGATGGGTTTTTCAAGAAAACCAAAAGAAAGGTAGTCCCACCCTCTCCGATGACTg ATCCCAGCATGCTGACAGACATGATGAAAGGCAATGTGACAAATGTTCTTCCAATGATCCTTATTGGTGGTTGGATCAACTGGACCTTTTCTGGGTTTGTCACAA CAAAGGTACCTTTTCCTCTCACACTCCGCTTCAAACCAATGCTGCAGCAGGGAATTGAGTTGCTCTCACTAGATGCATCATG GGTGAGTTCAGCATCTTGGTACTTCCTGAATGTCTTTGGTCTCAGAAGCATGTATTCCTTAATCCTGGGACAAGACAATG GTGCAGATCAGTCTCGTATCATGCAGGAGCAAATGAGTGGTGCTGCAATGGCAATGCCTGCGGACACAAACAAAGCTTTCAAG gCTGAATGGGAGGCATTGGAGTTGACTGACCACCAGTGGGCCTTGGAGAATGTTGAGGAGGATCTAATGAGCAAGGACTTAGATCTATCTGGGTTGTTCAGCAAAGACCTGCCAACGGGCATCTTCTAA